CATCCAGCTTACCTGGGAATCTGGCTCACGCTCCATACGCTGTTACGCCATCACTTTCATTCTACTCAACCTTGTATCCCAGATTGCTTTGGCCATGTTGGGTCTGGTTTACTCCACGAACACAGCTGACTCGGCTGCGATTCTCAAACCTGGCAACGTCACTGTAGCAGACTTTTCCGATTTGGAAACAACTAGGGTTCTATCGTCCAAGTCCCAAGCTCTGGGCGCGCTGCGATACACTGCAAACAGGTACGTCAACTACCTTACCTGTTACCTAACCCCCAACTACCTATCCACGGATGTTGATCTCAATTTAGTTATGGAACTATTGCACTTGGTTGGGTATGGGGAGACATAAACGCTGTGCCGACACCTGGCACATTGTGGGACAACAATGACCCCTTGATATACTGCGGTACAAGATCCTGCATATTTGTCTTCCAAGAGTGGACGTCAAGACCAAAGAAATATGATATAGTAGTGAGCACAAACCGTACCGTCGAAGCCACGGGAAATTGTCGCAGTTGGAAAGTCACAAAAGGGGGCGGTGGGAATGAGACGAGCGTCACAGTAGCAGACAATGACCGAACGGAGGTCAACATTACTGCTATGAATGGCGTCAACCAAACAACATTCATGTTCGATGCCGCAAGAGACCAGGGCTCAACTTGGAGTGAAATCACAGCCTTCGAAGCCTCAGAATCGAGCCCATGGTTCTACCGCTGTAACGTCAGTTTTGGGCCTGTCATCAATGCTTATCGTAAAGAACACGTTCTTGGTGTTAACATCACTTCGTTGGCATCGTCAGCAATAGCTCTCCAAGGATATGGAGCTTCTTCACTGGGTCCCACCAACAGCGATCGGCAATTCCAAAGTTACCCTGCCGAGTCGACATACGGGGCACCTGCGAATGGTGATACGGATAACATGGGGGCACTGGTAGCAGCTTTTGCGGCGGGTGTTGTAGCTGTCGTTGGCCAAGCCGCCAGCACTCTCGTCATACCCGGACTTCAACCTCAGAACGGAGTTGTGCTGGAGATATCTAAGTGGGCGTACGTTCATCTTATTCTAGGGCTAAGTCTGGCTGTACAGCTACTTCTGGGCGTTGGGGTTGCGATACTGTCAAATATATAACGATTAATAAGAGTTAGGAAACAGGAAATTGGCCAGAGTTTTAGGGTGGAAagataaatagtataatagtCTCGTGTAAATAGCGTAAATAAAGTGACCTATtcatttcgtctcttgtgcttccaGCAGCATAATGTCAAGGTAGCATTCATGACTGTACTGCTTCATTCACGGGGTGCTGGCAATGGCATTCTCACCATGACGAGAGAAGATAGCACTGAGTTGTTGATCAAAAGCCAAAATAAATGAATTCATGAAACCATGCAGTGTAAATCTGCTTCAGCAATCTCAACGCTTCATGCTATATATAAACAAAGAACATTTTACAGAACTCgcgaaaaaggaaaaaaaaagagacaaaaCTCCTTCCTGGCCATGAGAAAAATAATATGGAACATAGAAACCATTTGAACTTTTATCGGTGCTTGCCGTTGACGAACCTTGCGCTCTTGCCATTCACGACCCTTTGGCGCTTGGGAACACCGCTACCCGTTAAACGTTCGAGGATCTGAATCACAAAGACTTGGATGATCAATATGGCCAAGCGCAGCAGGAGATCCAAGAGCCCAACAAGAGGTCTCTTACCACGGCTACAAGAAGAGTCGGTATACTGAAATGGCAGCTTCGCACCCAGATGGTCTTGGGCGACCTCGAGTCCGCTGCTGAAACCGTCTTCGTGGAAACCGTACTTTGTCCAAGCACCGGCATAACTAATACCTCTGGTGTTCTGGATGTGCTTGAGAAGTTTTTGTGCCCGGACCGAAGATGTCGTGTAAATCGGTTGGGAGTAGTAATAACGTCCTTGAGTTTTAGCTGGTTTTGGCTTTCGAAGCGGGTTCATGGTGACCAAGACATCTCCAAAGGTGTTCCGGGGGATGTGCTGAAGATGGTTCATGTTGTATGTAAGCGATACCTGGTTTATGTTTGCTTttcgtgatgatggtgatgatagCGTGAGGTAATTCCAGCTAGCCCAGGCCTTCCTACGTCGAGGCATCATATCCAGATCGGAGTGGAGAACCACTTCGTTTTGGGACGTCTTGAAGCAAGACATGATGGAGCGCTCTTGCTCGGTGGCAGAAGACTTGATGATATCGAAGGCTTCGTCGCCGTGGGTGGCAATGATGACATGATCGTAGAGAGCTGATGAACCATTCTCCAGATGGAGTCGAACTTGACCGTTGCTTTCAGTAGTGACACGCCTCACAGGTGTCTTGAGAAATAAGTGATTTGGAGGGAAACCCCGCATCACAGCATCGAGGTAAGCTTTAGAACCGCCCTCTATTGTCAACCATTGTGAACGCGATGCAAATGTCGATAGCAGTCCATGATTCCAACTAAGGATGTGTTAGTAAGGGTTTATATTGTCGTCAATTGGCAAAGACTTACAGGAATCGAACAAAGGTCAGAGCAGGGAACTCCATGGCACATTTGTCTGGACTCGTGCTCCATAATGACGCTGCTAGTGGAAGAAGATAGTCATCTCTAAATGCTTGTGAATAACCCTCTTGGTCCAGGTACTGCCCGATGGTCAAGTCGTAACCAATAGTGTTAGTGGGCTTGCTCTTGACTTCAATGTTGGAGATATCATCTTCGTCTCTACTTAGTAGATCGACAGAAAATTGGTTGAAACGAATAATGTCAAAAAGCATCCTCCACATGCGCGGTGATAGGAGATTTCTTCTTTGACAAAATGATGAGGTCAGGCTGGAGCCAGCCCATTCAAAGGCGCCACAATCCCGAGATACACTGAAAGATAGATCTGTAGGTGATGTTTTGATATTGATCCTTTCCAAGAATTGGATGAAATTGGCTAGAGGTGAATGAATGATGTGTGAGTTTCTATGACGCAAGGGCGTTTGTGTTGGGCGAGTAGAGAAGACTCACGAGATGTTTGGGCGTTTAAAACATGAAAACCAGTGTCAACTTTTGTTGAGAATTTCCCTTTTGTGAAATCGACCGTGTTTGTATGGCCGCCAAGCCTATCGGAAGCTTCGTAGACGTAGACATCGTGATATGTTTTGTTCAAGGCCCACAAGGCGCCAATTCCAGCAGAGCCGCTGCCGACAACAGCAACCTTTTTCCTGAGGAAACGATACGGATCAGTTGAAGCATTCATTGTTTGAGGGTCTGTCATCAAGAAATATGTAAAGTCGGTCTGAAGAGAAGCGAAGATTCAGTTCAATTCAGTTCAACAGGGTGCAGCGCATTTCTATCTTGAATGATGAGGATGGATGCAGTTCAGAAAAAGCATGTGAAAGTGGAAGATGCAAGAACTCCATTCATTAACGATGATCAATACATGATTGGGTAGACAGGATGGATGAAAAATGGCGGTATCGGTATGGCAGCCACGCCACAAGACGGTTTCGACCCTGATTTGATGACGAGGGCTGGCTGAGGGAAAGACTTTTTGAGGGGGGTTGGACAACTCAAGACTCCAGCACAGGTCACCATGACGGGGACTTACATGTGCTGTGGCTCCTCCCGCATGGTTTCGTATGTTAATATGTATGGATGTGTTGTTAAGCGAATGGAATAGCGGATACGGTATTGTATCCGAGACGTGGGATAGATAAGGAGAGTTACCGCTGCTACCGTTTAGTGAGAGATAAGGTTAGTTGTGTTGTCTTTTCGGTTCTGGCCTCGAAATAGAAAAGAGAGGAAAGATGAGGAGAGACAGTAGAGAAAGATCTACGTACGTTTACGGGAGGTAGTTTCGCCTGCCGACGGACAAAGAGATGAGCCTCTTTTTTTGCTGGGGGGCCTAACACGGGATGACACCCGTAATGTCCCAACGATTTGAGCTGACGACCCACTGTAGACTGCCTGAACTTTACCTGAATATGACCTGAACCGACTGACTCAAAGCTTGGAGCTGCTGCCAAGTTGGGACTATCATCAGCTTTAAGCTGGCCCGAGCTAGCTGACCTGGCGCTTagttaccttagtacctacctagccaAGGCCAACTCCAAGCTCTGCCTCTGCTTGCATGGCATACCCACGAGCCATTCAAAGCCATGAACCGCGTGGCTCATGCGGTTGCACTGCATCTTGATCTGACCCGGCTTGACTGACAGCCTGATCAGTATCGATTTGACGTGGCTCGGCTGATATGTCGTTTCAGCGATGCCTTGCAGCTCGGATTTCTCTCGTACACGGAGTACCTCAAGTTGATCCGtgcaaaaaagaaaaagaaaacttTGCACCAAAAACGACATTGGCAGTTGCACAGATGATTGAAAACGCATTACTATCACATGCAGCACATACACAGGCAAAACCGCCATTATTTACTAAGGAAGGAGAAAACCTTCAAATCAAAACCAAGGATTTGGGTCTCATAGGCATGTCGAACACTCAACGGGACTGGTTAACGGTAATTCGAGTCACCAATTCTTAAAAGCGCCGTGCAAGATAAACTCGCCTTCGTCTGCCCAGCTTGTTTCAACCCGACGCCATTGACCGAAGTCGTGACGCTGAGCCGCTTTTCTTCACTAACTGGGGGAAATCAACtttgaagagaaaagaaaagaaaaagcccaAAATTTCATCGCAAACATTTTCAAGATATACTGCCCACAGACTCTGCTGGCACGGACCATCTTGTCACGTGAGACGTCCACCCTCAAGTCGTACGCAAACAACCAGGCAGTCAGTACCTATTCGGGCCCACCTAACTTCGAAGGCTGACGAGAACGTCAACGTCAAACCATCAACCATTTCAGTAGTCCAGATCCAGTAACGTCCGAGAATTGCGCATTCGCCATCGCCAATCAATTGTAGCCTTGATTAAATCCTTTTGCTTCGGCGTGCGACCTTTACTACCATTTTTACAACCTTGCGAACCTGACAACCTTAACCCTTTCGCCTTCAGCCTCCTTTCACCATGTCGAACCCTCTCGATACCGACGCTGGCTCTGAGCTTTTCAGCTCTTACGAAGCTGAATACAAACTCATCCAAGCCGACTTGAATCAGAAACTCGACCAAATTCCTGAACTAGCTGGCGAGCCCCGAAAGGCTGCCATCAGTCAAGCCGAGCGGGCGCTTGAGGAGCTCGATGAGCAGGTCCGTCTATATGGAGGCGAATACACCCATCAGTGCCCAGATTACTGATATCTTTCTTTACAGCTCAGCGCAATGCGCCTGGAAAAGCAGAACATCCCAACCAGCTCCCGCACCAAGGTCAATCAGCGCTTCCGAAACTACGAATCAGACACGGACGCCGCTCGTCGCAAGTTGACCACTCTGTCCTCCGACCGTTCAGCGCTTTTCGGATCGCGCTACACAGACGACCCCGCTGGCTCATCAGATATCAATATGGAGCAGCGACAACAGTTGCTTTCCGGCACGGACCGTCTTGACCGAAGCACACAGCGATTGAAGAACAGTCAAGCCCTTGCCAGTGAGACCGAGGCCATTGGCGCAGATACACTGGCAAATCTTGGCAGACAGAGAGAGGTCATCCAGCATACCCATATCACAATGCTTGAGAGTGAGGGCTATGTGGACAGGAGTGTCAAGACACTCAGGGGCATGGCGCGTAGGTAAAGTGACCCACACAAACGTCATGGCAATTACGGACAACTGACATTGAGATTGTAGGATGGCTACAAATCGGATAATCACTATTTCCATCATCACTGTTTTGGTTATTCTTATTTTCGCAGTCATCTTTAGCAAATTTCGATGAGGCATCAATTTGGTTATCGGAGTTTTAGGCAGTCACTTTTCAGCTTGGCTTACGTACCTAGGTACGGGTTGACTATGATGGGTTTTGCGCGTACTTTCATTTTGTGAAGGAGTTTAGCAAGTTTAATGATTTGTAGATGTAGACCGATTTTGTCACAGTACCTATACAAATTTTAAGTTCAAGAAATGGTTGAATGTTTGTGAAACGACGCCTCATTGCTGATTTATGTGAATAAGACAGAAGAATGCCATTGTGCTATGAGGAAGCCATATAATGCATCAGTGCAGTGAATATGAATCAAGTCACTATATGTTGGTACCCACGTAAGGGACCTGGCTATTTTTTCCTCTTTTACTAATTTTCTTCGAATCCGTTGTCGAACAATAATAGAGAGCACCttacataggtaggtaggtaggtaggcgtTTGCAGCTCGATCGAAACTATTGTGAAGCTACGTAACCCCATTATCGCCGAGAAGCACCCGAAGTTCAGCCGCAAACTACTAGCAGGGCTTCTCGAGAAACCTCCAACCTCTTTTCATTCCTCATCTCTCACAAAACTCTACCTTCCTCCGCACAACCAACCACCTTTCCCCATCCTTCACCTCACTTCCCTTCCACATTCACGACCAagctcttccttcttctcttccactTCTTTTCTCGCATACGTCGCATCTTGTCGCTACTGTATTTGTATTTCAAGCGTTTTCCTCCCACAAGCTCCCCGCGTGCTGAACGTGGCTTTTCACATCGGCGATGTCTGAATTTCTCGGGTATGCTGGACGTGGTCATTGAAGCCTGTCTACGCCCGCTTACGCAgccacaggtctcgcatttCCCTCATCTCCAAAAGCGATATTCGGTATGTTCCTGAGCTTGAACGCATTGATTGATGTCGCTGACCCAATGCAGCTACGTTGGTACCCTACATGAGATCAACTCGGACGAGTCGACAGTGTCACTTGAAAATGTGAGGTCATTCGGTACCGAGGGTCGCAAGGGCCGACCTGAAGAAGAGATTGCCCCCTCCGACCAAGTCTACGAGTACATCGTGTTTCGCGGCAGCGACGTAAAGGACTTGCGGATTGAGGAGCATCCCAACATCAAGGAGAACAAGCCTCCCGCTGTGCCAGATGATCCGGCCATCGTTGGCGTAAGTCTATTCCCTCTAAcacctttctttttctctcgtTCCCATATGATGAAATATTTCGGATGTAAAAACATTTATTCTCGGAAAGCGCAAAAAATAATGTCGAGATTTCCGTTGCCTTCCTTCTGATCGGGAAACCATACTCTTGTTTTGTTGCTATCGTGGTTGAAGACAGATAAGCTAACAATATTTGCAAGGCTGCTCGAGCTCGTCCTGGTGCTCAAGGACCTAACCCCAATGCTCCACCAGGACCTGGCGCATTTGGTCAAGGTCCCTACCCACCCAACAACTTCTATGGAGGCCCACCACCAGGCAACTGGGGTCGCGGCGGTGCTCCTCCTGGCCCTGGACCCGGCCCCAACTTCGGAAACATGCCTTACCCTCCTCCACCTGGCTGGTTCCCTCCCGGCCAAGGTTTCCCAGGTGGTCCCGGTGGCCCCAACCCTCCCGGCGGTCCTGGACCTTGGGGCAACTACCCTTTTCCTCCAGGCCCTGGTGGCCCTGGTGGTCCCGGTCCTAACGCGCCCGCCGAGGTTCCTGCCAACCAAAGAGCGACTCCCAGCTCCGGTCCCTCTCAAGACGCGAAGCCAGCTCCTATTGGACCTGGTGCTGATCGGGCCAAGGCTGCTACTCCCAGCGGACAGATGGCGCCTCCTACAGAGCCCAAGTCATTGGCCCAAGGCGTACGACAACCTTCGCATGCCCCGACACCTCCTGTCGACTCGAAGCCTTCAGCTGAAGAAGTTCAGCAGACTGCTGCTATTCTAGCGGCCAACGGGCAAGTCAAGGCTGAAGAAGCCACAAAGGCTGCCCCCACTGGACCTAGAAATCATCGCGTTAATCCCGTCATTCCTTTAACCGGATCTACTGCCAAGCCATTCTCTCTGCCAGGTGTAGGAGGGGAGTCTGTTAGTAAAGCCCCTGCGGCTGTTGCACCCACCAACGTTCAGGATGCGACCAGTGCTGCCCGAGCTGCTGTCGCAGTTGCTATGGCTCAGTTGGGTAACGGCGGTGGCAACGCCATGGATAACCTGACCAACAAGGTTAACGAAATGCGTGTCAATGCTGTCCGAGGCGGACCCGCTGGTCGAGGTCGTGGTCGTGGAGGACGTCCCATGAACAACGCCAAGGTTGTTGTGCCTGACTCTGACTTCGACTTTGCTCAGTCCAACGCCAAGTTTAACAAACAAGATGCCGTAAAGGAGGCTATTGCTGGATCTCCTCTGGAGGCTCCCGAAAatcttgctgttgctgagcaCCCCGAGGTCGCGACCACGGGCGAAGAAGTCCCCGTTGCCTACAACAAGACGAGGTCGTTCTTTGATAATATCTCTAGCGAATCCAGGGAGCGAACCGAAAATGGAGGTCAGAAGCCCGGCGGTCGCGAATGGAGAGGCGAGGAGCAACGCAAGAATATGGAGACATTTGGACAAGGCAGTGTCGATGGTGGTTACCGCAACTACCGTGGCCGCGGTAGAGGTCGAGGCCGTGGTGGTCGTGGCTATGGTCGCGGCGGACGAGGTGGAGCCCGCCCCCAGTACCCCAATGCACCCCCTCAACAATAATTGAATATTACCGGCGCTGTCGGCAAACATAATACGGACCTAGGCACATATCAACCGTGTCCTTTGTCATTCCGAGACCAAACTACAGTGTCTTTACGCGGACGATCACCATGAATCAAGCTGAAGCCTTGGCGTTGCAGGTCTTTCACTTGTTTGTATCATATATCAGGTTTCCGATTTTTGAAACGATTGCATTTCTACAGCCCTACATGGGCAGAACATGGGTTCTTATGCCGTTCTTGGGCTTGACGGATACCATGAACGGATGATTGGCCCCCATCAGAGCGAGGCCTGGAGTTAGGATTGAATTGAAAGCGGGTGGTATTGGAAGCGTGCTTCACATAGCAAGCTACAAAAGGAGTTGCTTTTGTCCTTTTTGAATTGCAGAATCTACAACACCAAGGATGGCCTGGTGTGGCCTGGCGCTGGCGGTTATGAAGACGAAGGACCTAGTTAATTAGGCGCACGATAGCTCATGACgcaaaacaaaaaacaaTAGGAAACAGGGCTTGACAAGCAAGCTCACAATCCTGCAAAGGGTTGATGTCCGCTTTGTCTTCGTTATTTCAAGCTCAAAATTTGTTCATTGCTGACGTGAATGTATGTATGTTTGCATATATGACGTCTGACATGGAAGATCTTGGTGGATGTATTTTTTGTATATTGATTCCTCCACTGGTGTATCGCCTCTATCTGTTCTTCACGATGCCAAATGACATTTCCATCCTTGACAGATCCTTGGTTGTTCGAATCTATAACTCGCATAATTGATCTACTACATCTCCCTAGTTGAGCAAATATGTGGTTAAAATCTAGCATAAAGAAGCAGCTGGAATGTGGTGGAGAGTATCGCAACAGACACGGTTCTACTTTTTCCCACAGCCCACCTTGACCAGTTCCATATCAGTCAAAAGGCTGCCCCACTACCGTCATCATTTCTTGCGGCATGACGCATAATGTCAAAAGTGAGAGTACATTTTTTAAGCAAATCCAGACTCATCGATTCCCAAAAGTCTGATAGGGCATTGGTATAAGTGTAGGCGTATCCCTGGTCGAGTTCGCTCTACCATTCAATTTTCATCATTTCTTTGTACTATCCATTGATTGATACCCAATCCATTCGGTGTTACAACACTCTACTCTGCCCCTCACTCACCCTATACGAACACTTACATCCGATAAAACGGCGATCTCCCATCATGTCGAGCCGACAGCTTCGAAAGCTGCAGAAGCAGCGAGAACTCGAAGAAGCGTCAAATACTGTCGAGAAGGACTCGGAAGAGAGCGAGGATGACCAGTTGCCGGTTGCGCCCAAGCCACGAGTGAGTCTCTTTGCGGCTCTGGGtggcgatgaagaagacgaggcgcaagacgaagaagaggaagagcaACAgccagaggaggaggatgtgAGCGAGATCAGGCAACCAGTCGCAACAgggaagagcaagaagaataaaaagaagaagaagaaggcggcAAAGACAAAAGCTCCCCTACCTgaggacgacgaggacgaaatCGACAAAGCGATCAAAGAACTCAACCTCACGACATCAAAATCCACAGACCTTTCTACCGCAGACGACTCAGCAGTTCAGACCCGTCGAATTAACGAATTGCTTTCCATCAACCCATACCATCTCAAGGTCGCAAACGAAATGAAGAACCTCTTTGGCAGTGATATCATCCAGTCTGCCGAGGCAGAGGAAGAGCAAGAACGCAACCGTCGATTCCGAGGAAACGCACCCCGAGAAGTCGATATCGAGACTTTCTTGCGAGGTCCTCCTGGCCAGCCCAAACTACCAGAGATATCGCTTCGCAGAAACGTCTTCATTCAAGGCCGTGAGCACTGGCCAAAGCAGAGTGCTGGTGGGCTTACAATGAAGGAAATTAAGAAGGCAGACGACGGTTCCTGGACAGAGTATGCCTATCTTCACGACAAGAACTACGACGCCACGCAAGCATTCTTCTTTACTTGTGTGCAGATTGGAGACCCCATGCGCATGGTCCATCTCCTCAAAGAGTTCCCATACCATGTTTCCACACTCCTGCAGGTCAGCAGCGTAGCTAAGCAGGACCAGAACATGGCTCTTGCGGCTGAGCTTTGCGAACGAGCTCTTTTCACATTTGGTCGCGTGACCACCAATGCCTTCCGTCAAAACATTGAGCATGGCAAGGCACGCCTTGACTTTTGCCGACCCGAGAACAGACAGTTATGGCTCGCGGGATATCACTATCTCAAGAGTCTCATCAGAAAGGGTACCTACCGTACAGCGTTGGAGTGGGCCAAGCTCCTTTACTCTTTAGACCACAAGGATCCCTATGGTATGCGTCACTTTATTCACTTCTTGTCGATCCGTGCCCGGGAGAGTCGCTGGTTGATCGACTTTGTGAACGAGCTAGAGAAGACGAGCGATAATCGTGATACAATTTACCTGCGACAGTCATTGGTACTGGCCCACCTGCAATTGGGCGATACTGCTCAAGCAACGGAAGAGCTGGAGAAGGGTATGCGACGAGTCCCGTGGCTCTACTGCGGGCTGTTCCAGGAGTTGAATCTCGATACACCACCATCAATCTGGGGTATCAGTGCCGATTCAAACCCGCGGTCGTTCTGGGTCAAGCTCTACATTCACCAAGCTAAAGATCTCTGGAACAACGCACAGGCTACCTCGCTCCTCGAAATGGTGGCCAAGAACCTTGAAAAGGTTGATACAAGCGTTTTACCTGCTGATGATTCTCCACCTGATCAAGGAGTCACTAGACTCATCTTCCTCGAAGGTCAGACTTCACTTATCGCATTGGCACCACAGGAATACCTAGACGTGCAACCCAACTACGAATTTGACCCTCTACCACCACCAGAGGAAGAGAATATCTTTTCGGGACACGGTACGAGATTACCCTGGGAGGATAGACACCGGGGTAGTACACAGAGACCTGTGAATGAGATCGAAGAGCGTTTGCGCAACATTTTTGCGCGTCGCGCTGCTGCAGCGGCTCCTGCGAATGGGGCGGGAGAAGGGGAGGTCGACAGCGACGATGAAGCTGCACTCCTTGCGCAACTAGATGACGAAGAACTAGAACGGGACCTAGCGGCTGCGCGGAATGGTAGCGACGGCGGCGTCCTTGGGGTTTTGATGCAGTTGCTTGGCGTTCAAACCGGGCCGACTGGTGAGATGGCAGATGAGGCTGATGCTGATCAGGACCAAGACAGAGAGGCTGGGGCTGGTACCGGTGCTGGGTCTGGGTCTGGGTCTGGGTCTGGCACTGACGGTGGTGTTCCAGGGGCTTGGCCTGAGGATAATTGATATTATCAATCTGGctgacaaagacaaggatgGTTGTTGTTTATATACATTCTATTGTACTATACTTTGCTTTTTGCTTTG
This Fusarium poae strain DAOMC 252244 chromosome 3, whole genome shotgun sequence DNA region includes the following protein-coding sequences:
- a CDS encoding hypothetical protein (TransMembrane:4 (i21-42o54-74i122-145o366-390i)) — encoded protein: MGAETFRKRPKHLRKGLLANLLRWFCSVLFVVAIYVVLWHFSQQDVMTTETKREFNALIIGLSLGLGMSITISLEAMAKEIRWWILELRDWPKREIELILKAKDLTKIIQLTWESGSRSIRCYAITFILLNLVSQIALAMLGLVYSTNTADSAAILKPGNVTVADFSDLETTRVLSSKSQALGALRYTANSWKVTKGGGGNETSVTVADNDRTEVNITAMNGVNQTTFMFDAARDQGSTWSEITAFEASESSPWFYRCNVSFGPVINAYRKEHVLGVNITSLASSAIALQGYGASSLGPTNSDRQFQSYPAESTYGAPANGDTDNMGALVAAFAAGVVAVVGQAASTLVIPGLQPQNGVVLEISKWAYVHLILGLSLAVQLLLGVGVAILSNI
- a CDS encoding hypothetical protein (TransMembrane:1 (o474-497i)~BUSCO:17530at5125), yielding MNASTDPYRFLRKKVAVVGSGSAGIGALWALNKTYHDVYVYEASDRLGGHTNTVDFTKGKFSTKVDTGFHVLNAQTSPNFIQFLERINIKTSPTDLSFSVSRDCGAFEWAGSSLTSSFCQRRNLLSPRMWRMLFDIIRFNQFSVDLLSRDEDDISNIEVKSKPTNTIGYDLTIGQYLDQEGYSQAFRDDYLLPLAASLWSTSPDKCAMEFPALTFVRFLWNHGLLSTFASRSQWLTIEGGSKAYLDAVMRGFPPNHLFLKTPVRRVTTESNGQVRLHLENGSSALYDHVIIATHGDEAFDIIKSSATEQERSIMSCFKTSQNEVVLHSDLDMMPRRRKAWASWNYLTLSSPSSRKANINQVSLTYNMNHLQHIPRNTFGDVLVTMNPLRKPKPAKTQGRYYYSQPIYTTSSVRAQKLLKHIQNTRGISYAGAWTKYGFHEDGFSSGLEVAQDHLGAKLPFQYTDSSCSRGKRPLVGLLDLLLRLAILIIQVFVIQILERLTGSGVPKRQRVVNGKSARFVNGKHR
- a CDS encoding hypothetical protein (BUSCO:25541at5125) is translated as MSSRQLRKLQKQRELEEASNTVEKDSEESEDDQLPVAPKPRVSLFAALGGDEEDEAQDEEEEEQQPEEEDVSEIRQPVATGKSKKNKKKKKKAAKTKAPLPEDDEDEIDKAIKELNLTTSKSTDLSTADDSAVQTRRINELLSINPYHLKVANEMKNLFGSDIIQSAEAEEEQERNRRFRGNAPREVDIETFLRGPPGQPKLPEISLRRNVFIQGREHWPKQSAGGLTMKEIKKADDGSWTEYAYLHDKNYDATQAFFFTCVQIGDPMRMVHLLKEFPYHVSTLLQVSSVAKQDQNMALAAELCERALFTFGRVTTNAFRQNIEHGKARLDFCRPENRQLWLAGYHYLKSLIRKGTYRTALEWAKLLYSLDHKDPYGMRHFIHFLSIRARESRWLIDFVNELEKTSDNRDTIYLRQSLVLAHLQLGDTAQATEELEKGMRRVPWLYCGLFQELNLDTPPSIWGISADSNPRSFWVKLYIHQAKDLWNNAQATSLLEMVAKNLEKVDTSVLPADDSPPDQGVTRLIFLEGQTSLIALAPQEYLDVQPNYEFDPLPPPEEENIFSGHGTRLPWEDRHRGSTQRPVNEIEERLRNIFARRAAAAAPANGAGEGEVDSDDEAALLAQLDDEELERDLAAARNGSDGGVLGVLMQLLGVQTGPTGEMADEADADQDQDREAGAGTGAGSGSGSGSGTDGGVPGAWPEDN